The Selenomonadales bacterium genomic sequence GGCGATCTATGTAGACGGTAGTTTTTTGAACGGTCGATACGGTTGGGGATTCGCCGCTTATCGAGATGGGGTGCTCATTCATTCGGCTAACGGTTCCGATGATAAAGAAGAAGCGGTCGCACTTCATAATGTAGCAGGTGAACTAAAAGCTACGATCGAAGCCGTCCGCTGGGCGAGAGAAGAAGGTTTCTCTCCGATTACGATATATCATGATTATGCAGGCATCTCGGAATGGGCA encodes the following:
- a CDS encoding ribonuclease H family protein; translated protein: MMATKKYYAVQAGRVPGIYTTWNDCQKQVVGYKGAKFKSFPTQEAAQAYLNGEEVTMTAKEVIANGWAIYVDGSFLNGRYGWGFAAYRDGVLIHSANGSDDKEEAVALHNVAGELKATIEAVRWAREEGFSPITIYHDYAGISEWA